In Streptomyces paludis, the genomic stretch TCCCTGGTGCGCGAGGCGGTCAGCGACGATCTGCTGCCCGGCGAGCGGTCCCGGCTCAACCGCCGTATCGCGGAGGTCCTGGAGGCCGACCCCGGGCTCGTACGGGCCGATGAGCGCACCACCCGCCTCGCCAGCCACTGGTACCACGCGCACGACCCGGCGAAGGCCCTGCCCGTCGTCCTGCGCGCCTCCGTCGAGGCCCGGGAGCGGTACGCGCACGCGGAGCAGCTCCGCCTGCTCGAACGGGCCATGGAGCTGTGGGACAACGCCCCCGCCGACGTACGGGGCACCCTGCGCCCGCCGGACGACCTGGACGCGTATCCCGCCTGCGGCGGCGGCAGCTCGCACGCGTCGCCGCTGCGCTTTCTGGATCTGATGGCGGAGGCCACGAGCGCCGCCCGCGTCGGCGGCGATCACGAACGCGCCCTGGCCATCTCGAAGAAGGCCCTGCGGATCCTCGACGGGCAGGAGGAGGGGAAGGACCCGCTGCGCGCCGCGTGGTTCTGGATCCAGCGCTCCCTGCTCGTGCAGAGCCTGACCCGCGGCGACGGCTGGCGGGAACTGGCCACGGCCCAGGAGCTGGTACGCGGCCTCCAGCCGTCCGCTGTGCACGCGGAGGTCCTCACCATGGTCGCCACCTGGGGCGCGCTGCACCGGCCCGGCCCCGATGTACTGGCCGGCGCCGAGCGCGCCGTGGAGTACGCGCGGCTCGTCGGCGCCGAGCACACCGAGCTGAACGCGCGTCTCACCCACGGCTGGCTCACCGCCGACGCGGGCGACGCCGAGGCGGGCATCGCAGAGATGTACGCGGCCCGTGCCCGGGCCGTCGAGCTGGACGCCGTCGGCATCCTGGGGCGCGCCAGCGTCAATCTGCCCTCCACGCTGGAGAGCAGCGGACGCTCGGAGGAGTCGGTGAAGGTCGCGGAGGAGGGCATCGCCTTCACCCATCAGCGCGGGCTCGCCGACTCGGAGGCATGGGTCCGCTCCAACCAGGCCCAGTCCCTCTTCTCGCTCGGGCGCTGGTCCGAGGCGGACCGTGTCCTCGCGGCCGCGGCGGATGTCGCCCAGTCCCAGAAGGCGCGCGGGCTGATCGCCATCCATCGCGCGGAAATATCCCTGGCCCGGGGTGACTTGGACGAGACCCGGCGTCAGGTGGAGCTGAACCGGGGCTTCTTCGGCACCCACGACTTCCAGCCGCAGCATGTGATCCCCCCGGCGAGGCTGATGATGACCCTCGCCTCGCGCCAGGGGCAACTGGCCGCCGCCCGAGCCGAGTTCGAGCAGATCACCACCAACGGCTTCCCCCTGGGCACCCATCGGTACGCGCTCCCGCTGCTCTGTACGGCGGCGGCGATCGAGGCCGACGCCCGAGGGCTGCCGGACGCCGACGCGGGCCGGGCGGAGGTGCTCGCGACCGTACGGGCCCTCGGGAAGCGGCAGCCGGCCCTGGTGCCCGTCTGGCAGGCGTACGCGCTGCTGCTGGAGGCCGAGCTGGCCCGGGCCGAGGGCCTTCCCGCGCCGGAGCGCTGGACCCGTACGGTGACCGCCTTCGAGGGCGTCTCGCGCCCCTACGAGCTGGCGCACGCCCGGCTGCGGCTCGCGGCGGCCCTGCTGGACTCCGGCACCGATCGTACCGAGGCCGCCGAGCCGCTGCGCGCGGCCCACCTCACCGCCACCGCGCTCGGCGCGCGCCCCCTGGCCGACGAGATCGAGCTGCTGGCCGGGCGGGCCCGGATCGGTCTCACGGGCGAGCCCGACACGGCGCCGCCCGCCGACCCGGTCCGCGCCCTGGGCCTGACCCCGCGCGAGCGGGACGTACTGCGGCTGGTCGCCGCCGGGCACAGCAACCGGGGGATAGCCGAGGAGCTGTACATCTCGCCGAAGACCGCGAGCGTCCACGTCTCCAACATCC encodes the following:
- a CDS encoding helix-turn-helix transcriptional regulator, encoding MLGTVETRSVSPVFVGRTDELTVLTQALARATAGEPQALLIGGEAGVGKTRLVEELHEVACARDAVVVTGGCLEIGAEGLPFAPFSTALRSLRRQLPDELATAAEGQEDELARILPELGRSHRGALDEDGTARLFELTARLLERLAADRTILLVLEDLHWADASTRHLLTYLVRALRRGRLVVLGTYRADDLHRRHPLRPLLAELDRLRSVRRIELSRFNRAEVRRQLTGILAEEPDPALVDQIFERSDGNAFFVEELACSIGTGSRAGLSDSLRDLLLVRVEALPEDAQRVARIVAEGGTTVEYPLLLAVARLAEDDLIEALRAAVGANILLPSPDGDGYRFRHSLVREAVSDDLLPGERSRLNRRIAEVLEADPGLVRADERTTRLASHWYHAHDPAKALPVVLRASVEARERYAHAEQLRLLERAMELWDNAPADVRGTLRPPDDLDAYPACGGGSSHASPLRFLDLMAEATSAARVGGDHERALAISKKALRILDGQEEGKDPLRAAWFWIQRSLLVQSLTRGDGWRELATAQELVRGLQPSAVHAEVLTMVATWGALHRPGPDVLAGAERAVEYARLVGAEHTELNARLTHGWLTADAGDAEAGIAEMYAARARAVELDAVGILGRASVNLPSTLESSGRSEESVKVAEEGIAFTHQRGLADSEAWVRSNQAQSLFSLGRWSEADRVLAAAADVAQSQKARGLIAIHRAEISLARGDLDETRRQVELNRGFFGTHDFQPQHVIPPARLMMTLASRQGQLAAARAEFEQITTNGFPLGTHRYALPLLCTAAAIEADARGLPDADAGRAEVLATVRALGKRQPALVPVWQAYALLLEAELARAEGLPAPERWTRTVTAFEGVSRPYELAHARLRLAAALLDSGTDRTEAAEPLRAAHLTATALGARPLADEIELLAGRARIGLTGEPDTAPPADPVRALGLTPRERDVLRLVAAGHSNRGIAEELYISPKTASVHVSNILAKLSVSGRTEAAAFAHRLRLFQP